A DNA window from Mytilus edulis chromosome 14, xbMytEdul2.2, whole genome shotgun sequence contains the following coding sequences:
- the LOC139504114 gene encoding uncharacterized protein — MEPAGILDEKPEECENMLEKERSQNNEADEKKWSNDHAMLHESTKQYDNVVPKFKLKGSFHQGDKRFGMNAGKQCVSNCFTAVIYSKLKNVRDWRTSHIDDILVQGNLSYNSYHGSKDFLLVSEMPTSIELFNSSFFVNFGDSINAIDSEIDAGFPFALPLNIGIENALIDADGCFVSVNGYTSLVIKQGFRLFYFDSHSRNLQGKLCENGSSIVIELTDICHLYHILKEFVKDDPQSLFEITSVNVIISAKDKDTSNTKKTYNDDETIVVKDKDLEILGSYICSNLNYIPVGYITKQKLCSKFKISHKNVKKTADISETFNMGKPVKLKSIVSDGNCLFRALSFVISQRQEYHIQIRKKIVDHILHISKDLSSFVRDPYENAEEYVRMRKMKESNTWGTELEILAAAHFMQADIYTFTNNKWIKYSAHQINKDINVENEAIYLKHVEESSHYEVVMSVGGNREYDLLEKSKNNKSIYVDLDKLQSNLCYDHDIKKSTKNTLPNEIFESVQHTDITDVTKKRSREVEVSISNDNAKYQRRTHTDGNQVIEDRDLEMLHPAVYSGLSYIPLGYKTKRKLCFKFKISHKNIKEISGVNEKFNMGKPINSKSIVSDGNCLFRALSFVISQRQEYHIQIRKKIVDHILHISKDIAPFVPAPYENVEEYVRMQKMKEPKTMGTELEILAAAHFMQADIYTFTNNKWITYSAHQMDKDINVENEAIYLQHVEKSSHYEVVMNVEGNRVHNLPERSKKIEDYTSVKYNFDQISRNNCTDTKNNNTFLNETQVNLTDLRRKRRRELEKMRYRQNDTVRDKKKRSCKETYWNNAIYRSLKIYKGSMKYMNDETYRQDLIEKGKMKYVHDLDYRLRMKKKGKLKYEVDEEYRDNLIEKGKRKYENNGTYRSNMIEKGKKRYEEDETYRSNMIEKGKKKYEEDETYRTNMIEKGKKKYDEDETYRTNMIEKRKKEYEEDETYRNNKIENGKKKYEEDEIYRNNMIEKRKKEYKEDETYRNNKIENGKKKYEEDEIYRNNLIEKVKEKRLLFKVAKSDIDVVVQKFKDAIKKGPEYVCACCLRLLFQSLRMQM; from the exons ATGGAACCAGCAGGCATTTTAGATGAAAAACCTGAAGAATGTGAAAACATGTTG GAAAAGGAGAGAAGCCAAAATAATGAGGCTGATGAAAAGAAATGGAGCAATGACCACGCAATGCTTCACGAAAGCACTAAACAGTATGACAATGTGGTTCCAAAATTTAAACTGAAAGGGAGTTTTCATCAAGGAGATAAACGATTTGGTATGAATGCAGGAAAACAATGTGTTTCAAATTGTTTTACTGCTGTTATTTATAGCAAATTAAAGAACGTAAGAGATTGGAGAACTTCACATATCGATGATATCCTAGTTCAAGGGAACCTTTCATATAATTCTTATCATGGTTCTAAGGATTTTTTGCTAGTATCAGAAATGCCAACTAGCATTGAACTatttaattcatcattttttgtcaattttggagATTCAATTAATGCAATTGATAGTGAAATTGATGCTGGTTTTCCTTTTGCTCTTCCTTTGAATATTGGGATTGAAAATGCCCTTATTGATGCTGATGGTTGTTTTGTAAGTGTGAAtggatatacaagtcttgtcatTAAACAAGGGTTTCGACTATTTTACTTTGATTCACATTCCAGGAACTTGCAAGGTAAACTATGTGAAAATGGTTCCAGTATAGTTATTGAGTTAACAGACATTTGCCATCTATATCATATTTTGAAAGAGTTTGTTAAAGATGATCCACAGTCGTTATttgaaataacaagtgtaaatGTAATTATTTCTGCAAAGGATAAAGATACAAGTAACACAAAGAAGACATACAATGATGACGAAACGATTGTGGTTAAAGACAAGGATTTAGAAATATTAGGTtcatatatatgttcaaacttaAATTATATTCCCGTTGGATATATAACTAAGCAAAAACTTTGTTCTAAATTCAAAATTTctcataaaaatgttaaaaaaacagcAGATATTAGTGAAACTTTTAATATGGGTAAACCTGTAAAGTTGAAATCAATAGTGTCTGATGGAAATTGTTTATTTAGAGCATTATCATTTGTTATTTCACAAAGACAAGAATATcatatacaaataagaaaaaagataGTCGATCACATATTGCATATTTCCAAAGATCTATCATCCTTTGTTCGTGATCCATACGAAAATGCAGAGGAATATGTCAGAATGCGGAAAATGAAAGAGTCAAATACTTGGGGAACAGAACTAGAAATTCTTGCGGCAGCACATTTTATGCAAGCTGATATTTACACGTTTACCAATAACAAATGGATAAAATATTCTGCTCatcaaataaataaagatataaatgttgaaaatgaagCTATCTATTTGAAACACGTTGAGGAATCATCTCATTATGAAGTTGTTATGAGCGTGGGAGGAAATAGGGAATATGATcttttagaaaaaagtaaaaacaataaaagtattTACGTGGATTTGGACAAATTGCAAAGTAATCTTTGTTATGACCATGATATAAAGAAAAGTACTAAAAATACATTGCCGAATGAAATTTTCGAAAGTGTTCAGCATACCGACATTACAGATGTTACAAAGAAAAGAAGTCGAGAGGTCGAAGTCAGTATTTCAAATGACAATGCTAAATATCAAAGAAGGACCCACACCGATGGCAACCAAGTTATTGAAGATAGAGATTTGGAAATGTTACATCCAGCCGTATACTCAGGGTTAAGTTATATTCCCCTAGGATATAAAACTAAGCGAAAACtctgttttaaattcaaaatttcacataaaaatatcaaagaaatatCAGGTGTAAATGAAAAGTTCAATATGGGTAAACCTATAAATTCAAAATCAATAGTGTCTGATGGAAATTGTTTATTTAGAGCATTATCATTTGTTATTTCACAAAGACAAGAATATcatatacaaataagaaaaaagataGTCGATCACATATTGCATATTTCCAAAGACATTGCACCCTTTGTTCCTGCTCCATACGAAAATGTAGAGGAATATGTCAGAATGCAGAAAATGAAAGAGCCAAAAACTATGGGAACAGAACTCGAAATTCTTGCGGCAGCACATTTCATGCAAGCTGATATTTACACCTTTACCAATAACAAATGGATAACATATTCTGCTCATCAAATGGATAaagatataaatgttgaaaatgaagCTATCTACTTACAACACGTCGAGAAATCATCTCATTATGAAGTTGTAATGAACGTTGAAGGAAATAGGGTACATAATTTACCAGAGAGGAGTAAAAAGATCGAAGACTATACaagtgtaaaatataatttcgaccaaatatcaagaaataattgtaCTGATACAAAGAATAACAATACATTTCTGAATGAAACACAAGTAAATTTAACAGATCTTCGAAGAAAAAGAAGACGAGAATTAGAAAAGATGAGATATCGCCAAAATGATACTGTAAGAGACAAGAAAAAGCGATCTTGTAAAGAAACTTACTGGAATAATGCAATCTATCGGAGTTTAAAAATCTACAAAGGAAGtatgaaatatatgaatgatGAAACATACAGACAGGATTTGATTGAAAAGGGGAAAATGAAATATGTACATGACTTAGATTATAGACTGAGGatgaaaaagaaaggaaaattaaaatatgaagTGGATGAAGAGTATAGGGACAACTTGATTGAAAAGGGAAAAAGGAAGTACGAAAACAATGGAACATATAGGTCCAACATGATTGAAAAGGGGAAAAAGAGGTATGAAGAAGATGAAACATATCGGAGCAACATGATTGAAAAGGGTAAAAAGAAGTATGAAGAGGACGAAACATATAGAACCAACATGATTGAAAAGGGTAAAAAGAAGTATGACGAAGATGAAACATACAGGACCAACATGATTGAAAAGAGGAAAAAGGAGTATGAAGAAGATGAAACATATAGGAACAATAAGATTGAAAACGGAAAAAAGAAGTATGAAGAGGACGAAATTTATAGGAACAACATGATTGAAAAGAGGAAAAAGGAGTATAAAGAAGATGAAACATATAGAAACAATAAGATTGAAAACGGAAAAAAGAAGTATGAAGAGGACGAAATTTATAGGAACAACCTGATTGAAAAGGTTAAGGAAAAAAGATTATTGTTCAAAGTTGCAAAGTCTGATATTGATGTTGTGGTTCAAAAATTTAAAGATGCCATTAAGAAGGGACCAGAATATGTTTGCGCTTGCTGTTTGAGACTTTTATTTCAAAGTCTTAGAATGCAAATGTGA
- the LOC139504115 gene encoding uncharacterized protein: MNLPKGNQAGIIGPVVLVPSDVKVVTNTLPRPVDDHLLVKVKLKRKLEYKGYVQYEFVDIKNVEKAFNYLRKHNKWYADIQLNSQWMDTNIEQNDSTDVVNDNANDSNNVSDEKNDSNTEESYLNESLRSIQLDTCLQPADIGQEVLDCYFDEEFDVAPAEGNNPIRVLKEEGIESKTFPCHYPSGKNTFTDERDMKLSASRYFNLRLLSVENRFARDTSYIFFCQYLSELEKVMSNVQISLRKDFSKTGTGKKVTSDMICRGEGLKKLFKSDEGIKFLKPIRGTPPFWQKTQKDVLAMIRQIGIPAFFCSFSSADLRWSEIVESIMIQQGIAVNADELSWDEKCKILRSNPVTAARMFDHRFHLFLKTVIMSDAHPIGKVKDYFYRVEFQQRGSPHTHCLFWIEDAPIFEEDEDQKVIDFVDKYITCSIPSVDVDPELHKIVNAVQQHSKHHSKSCKKKGTNCRFNFPRPPSVHSFISRPTTEKDLIESDIKLYKDKLETVWKEIKDSELDDISTEKLFEKAGMSQKEFEKCFQYVTSRNTIVLKRKKTECFTNQYNAHLLRAWDANMDIQFVLDVFSCVVYIISYISKSERELGMLLQQTKCEAADGNLSAQQTMKKVGSAYLHHREISAQEAVFRVTGLRMKECSRKVEFIPVGDNPCRLSIPLQQLKKKVESKSKQQQHDGDEIENHSVEETLWMRNKNDIYKARPDIDLFNEMCLADFCSKFNVLTESQVPKKINKDTTFKLKNDLGYIRKLTRTSSGIIRYPRFTVDKVPEKYYQSILQLFLPFRSDDQLKPSMFETYEDFYKRGHVKFFNSDILSAVKDTVDHNMSSYVKTSSYIDEAIKKLEENGSHEDAWALLCSESESERFMCGIEGSENGNVNDDDEIIENNVPDLNREAEKEFSLPIRCTVFSNQEIIPMLRNMNENQKHIFFDIRHWCLEKANGKHVDPFYVFITGGAGTGKSRLIKCLYFEISRILAPTLCNPDDVSVLLTAPTGTAAFNINGMTIHSCLSIFKSLSKDHATLSEDKLNTLRSKLDNLQVLIIDEISMVNKRLLYFVHERLRQIKKKPESCLFGGISIIAVGDFYQLPPVKSKKSDKLYVNDPSNPLNYLWNDLFKIAELHEIMRQKDDKTFAEMLNRLRTKKKNEIIELDDFTLLKHCMKEAPDRILHIFATNAEVQQFNNSMIMKYFSDPVLLEAEDYEKDKTTGTLKRKSSFFNSSDIQLPSSILLAEGARIMLIRNQDIKDGLVNGVMGTVQNIITACNHLPEIIYIQFDDDNVGKSAKEQKIISGKRCVGLVRCSEDLSFASGVRKQYPLKLAFACTAHKVQGLTVSEVAVDLSKCFTFGQSYVALSRVTSNKGLFISEMNNESLSAKIYADPDIEAGLASMKLFSMRTASAPVVNILKKHQMTIAYHNIQGLVPHISDLKVNSDMIRADFICLTETWLTSNDQNVKLDNYGFCHVCRNDAFNDDNEMFRTIKQMKNGGVGYFSKNGINFEHIHFDVRNIECIGFRIIETDTVVVTVYRTQKYDVKTFVKQFGLVLNKVNSISDKSVIVGDFNQDILKEERSIEKFMNANGYVQVITEPTTEKGTLIDHVYVKGVNSCCVRIVPTFYSYHEAVEINTGNA; encoded by the coding sequence ATGAACTTGCCAAAAGGTAATCAAGCAGGGATTATTGGACCTGTAGTTTTGGTTCCATCAGATGTCAAAGTCGTAACGAATACATTGCCAAGACCAGTGGACGATCATTTGTTagttaaagtaaaattaaaaaggaaattaGAGTACAAAGGTTATGTTCAGTACGAATTTGTGGACATTAAAAATGTGGAGAAAGCTTTCAACTATTTACGGAAGCACAATAAATGGTAtgcagatatacaattaaacagtCAGTGGATGGATACGAATATTGAACAGAATGATTCAACTGATGTAGTCAATGATAACGCAAATGATTCAAATAATGTATCAGATGAAAAAAACGATTCCAATACAGAGGAAAGTTATCTGAATGAAAGTTTAAGAAGCATTCAGTTAGATACATGTTTACAACCAGCAGATATTGGCCAAGAGGTTTTAGATTGTTACTTTGATGAAGAATTTGACGTTGCACCAGCGGAAGGAAACAACCCCATACGTGTATTAAAAGAGGAAGGCATTGAATCAAAGACTTTTCCCTGTCATTATCCATCCGGTAAAAATACATTCACTGATGAAAGAGATATGAAGTTATCTGCCTCCAGATATTTCAACTTGAGATTATTGAGTGTTGAAAATCGTTTTGCAAGAGATACgtcgtatatatttttttgtcagtATCTATCAGAATTGGAGAAGGTTATGTCTAATGTACAGATATCTTTAAGGAAAGATTTTTCTAAAACAGGAACAGGAAAAAAGGTTACATCCGATATGATTTGTAGAGGTGAGGGTTtgaaaaaactatttaaaagtgATGAAGGTATAAAATTTTTAAAGCCTATAAGAGGGACCCCTCCTTTCTGGCAAAAGACTCAGAAGGATGTTTTGGCAATGATAAGACAAATAGGAATACCAGCTTTTTTCTGTTCATTTTCTTCAGCTGATTTAAGATGGTCAGAAATAGTTGAATCGATAATGATCCAGCAAGGAATTGCTGTCAATGCAGACGAATTAAGTTGGGATGAGAAATGTAAGATACTCCGAAGTAATCCTGTAACAGCTGCCAGAATGTTCGATCATAGATTTCATCTctttttaaaaacagttattaTGTCAGATGCCCATCCTATTGGAAAAGTAAAAGACTATTTCTACAGGGTTGAGTTTCAGCAAAGGGGTTCTCCTCATACACACTGTTTATTTTGGATTGAAGATGCACCTATATTTGAAGAAGATGAAGATCAAAAAGTTATCgattttgtagataaatatataaCATGCTCTATTCCGTCTGTAGATGTAGATCCCGAACTTCATAAAATTGTGAATGCTGTACAACAGCATAGTAAACACCATTCGAAAAGTTGCAAGAAGAAAGGTACGAATTGTAGATTCAATTTTCCAAGACCTCCTTCTGTGCATTCGTTCATATCTCGACCTACCACTGAAAAAGACTTGATCGAGTCAGACATCAAACTTTACAAAGACAAATTGGAAACTGTGTGGAAAGAAATAAAAGATTCAGAACTAGATGATATATCCACAGAGAAACTATTTGAAAAGGCAGGGATGTCACAAAAGGAATTTGAAAAATGCTTTCAATATGTAACTTCCAGGAACACGATTgtattaaaaagaaagaagacGGAATGTTTTACAAATCAATATAATGCACATTTACTGAGAGCATGGGATGCCAATATGGAtattcagtttgttttagatgtaTTTTCATGCGTTGTATACATTATAAGTTACATAAGCAAATCTGAAAGGGAATTAGGAATGTTACTCCAACAAACAAAATGTGAAGCAGCTGACGGAAATTTAAGTGCACAACAAACCATGAAAAAAGTTGGATCTGCCTATCTTCACCATAGAGAGATCAGTGCACAAGAAGCAGTGTTTCGTGTAACAGGATTGAGAATGAAAGAATGTTCTCGAAAAGTTGAATTTATCCCCGTGGGTGACAATCCTTGTAGATTATCGATTCCTCTTCAACAACTAAAAAAGAAAGTGGAATCAAAAAGCAAACAACAACAGCATGACGGGGATGAGATTGAAAATCATTCTGTTGAAGAAACTTTATGGATGAgaaataaaaatgacatttataaaGCCAGGCCAGACATCGActtatttaatgaaatgtgtttgGCAGATTTCTGTTCAAAGtttaatgttttaactgaatCTCAAGTGcctaaaaagataaataaagacacaactttcaaattgaaaaatgatttGGGTTATATCAGGAAATTGACAAGAACATCTTCAGGTATTATCAGATATCCTCGATTTACGGTCGACAAGGTGCCAGAAAAATACTATCAAAGTATTCTGCAATTATTTTTACCCTTTAGAAGTGATGACCAATTGAAGCCGTCCATGTTTGAAACTTATGAAGACTTTTACAAGCGTGGGCATGTTAAATTCTTCAATAGTGATATTTTGTCAGCGGTGAAAGATACTGTAGATCATAATATGTCTTCATATGTAAAGACATCAAGTTATATAGATGAAGCTATTAAAAAGTTAGAGGAAAACGGATCACATGAAGATGCATGGGCTCTATTATGTTCAGAATCAGAAAGCGAAAGGTTTATGTGTGGTATTGAAGGATCTGAAAACGGAAATGTCAATGATGATGATGAAATCATTGAAAACAATGTCCCAGATTTAAACCGTGAAGCTGAGAAAGAGTTTAGCTTACCGATTAGGTGTACGGTGTTTTCTAATCAGGAAATTATACCGATGTTACGAAATAtgaatgaaaatcaaaaacaCATTTTCTTTGATATTAGACATTGGTGTCTTGAAAAGGCAAATGGAAAACATGTTGATCCTTTTTACGTTTTCATTACTGGTGGCGCTGGAACAGGCAAGAGTCGCTTAATTAAGTGTCTGTATTTTGAGATATCCCGAATTCTTGCTCCAACCTTGTGTAATCCAGATGACGTGAGTGTACTTCTGACAGCACCTACAGGCACCGCCGCATTTAATATTAATGGAATGACTATTCATAGTTGTCTGTCAATATTCAAGTCATTATCAAAGGATCATGCTACATTGAGTGAGGATAAATTAAACACATTAAGATCTAAATTGGACAACTTACAAGTACTTATCATTGATGAGATATCTATGGTTAATAAACgtcttttgtattttgttcatgaAAGATTAAGGCAAATCAAGAAAAAACCTGAAAGTTGTTTATTTGGAGGTATTTCTATTATAGCAGTTGGGGATTTCTATCAGTTACCGCCTGTGAAATCGAAAAAAAGTGATAAACTGTATGTTAACGATCCTTCTAATCCGTTGAATTACCTGTGGAATGATTTGTTCAAGATAGCTGAACTTCATGAAATAATGCGACAAAAAGACGATAAAACGTTTGCCGAAATGTTGAATAGATTAAGAACTAAGAAGAAAAATGAGATAATTGAACTTGATGATTTTACATTACTAAAACATTGCATGAAAGAAGCACCAGATCGCATTTTACACATTTTCGCAACAAACGCTGAAGTTCAACAGTTTAATAATAGtatgataatgaaatatttttctgaCCCTGTATTACTTGAAGCTGAAGATTACGAAAAGGATAAGACTACTGGAACATTGAAAAGAAAGTCTTCTTTTTTCAATAGTAGTGATATACAACTACCATCGTCGATTCTATTAGCGGAGGGTGCCCGTATAATGTTAATAAGAAATCAAGATATTAAAGATGGATTAGTGAATGGAGTGATGGGAACAGTACAGAATATCATTACTGCTTGCAATCATCTTCcagaaataatatatattcaGTTTGATGATGACAATGTCGGTAAAAGTGCAAAAGAGCAAAAAATTATAAGTGGCAAACGATGTGTAGGTTTAGTTCGGTGCTCAGAAGATTTGTCATTTGCGAGTGGTGTAAGAAAACAATATCCGTTAAAGTTAGCATTTGCATGTACAGCTCATAAAGTCCAAGGATTAACTGTGTCTGAAGTAGCAGTTGATTTGagtaaatgttttacatttggaCAAAGCTATGTAGCTCTTAGTAGAGTAACATCAAATAAAGgtttatttatttctgaaatgaACAATGAATCTTTAAGTGCGAAAATATATGCAGACCCTGACATTGAAGCTGGTTTAGCATCAATGAAATTATTTTCTATGAGAACTGCATCTGCGCCTGTTGTTAATATCTTGAAGAAACATCAAATGACAATTGCATACCATAATATCCAAGGGTTGGTGCCGCATATTAGTGATTTGAAGGTAAACAGTGATATGATACGAGCTGACTTTATATGCTTGACTGAAACATGGTTAACATCAAATGATCAGAATGTTAAACTGGATAATTATGGCTTTTGTCACGTATGTAGAAATGATGCCTTCAATGACGACAATGAAATGTTTCGaacaataaaacagatgaaaaATGGAGGAGTAGGCTATTTTTCTAAAAATGGTATAAATTTTGAACATATACATTTTGACGTAAGAAACATTGAATGTATTGGTTTTAGAATAATAGAAACAGATACGGTTGTTGTTACAGTTTATAGAACGCAAAAGTATGATGTTAAGACTTTTGTTAAACAGTTTGGATTagttttaaataaagtaaatagtATTTCAGATAAATCTGTGATTGTTGGTGATTTCAACCAGGATATCTTAAAAGAAGAAAGATCTATTGAAAAATTCATGAACGCAAATGGGTATGTCCAGGTTATTACGGAACCAACAACAGAAAAGGGTACATTGATTGATCATGTATATGTGAAAGGTGTTAATTCATGTTGTGTAAGGATTGTACCAACTTTTTACAGTTATCATGAAGCTGTTGAAATAAACACTGGAAATGCGTAA